In the genome of Streptomyces pactum, one region contains:
- a CDS encoding NAD(P)/FAD-dependent oxidoreductase has protein sequence MKEPARILVVGGGYVGMYTALHLQRKLRRGEAQVVVVDPEPYMTYQPFLPEAAAGSISPRHVVVPLRRILPKCHVVIGEVTSIDHAGRTAHIKTLAAEEEGTGTIDIHYDELVLAPGSVSRTLPVPGLADFGIGFKTVEEAIGLRNHVLEQLDIASSTRDPAVRDAALTFVFVGGGYAGVEALAELEDMARYAARYYHNIEPGDLKWILVEATDRILPEVGPEMGRYAVRELRGRNIDVRLETRLDSCEDRVAVLSDGSRFPTRTLVWTAGVKPHPVLAATDLPRNERGRLTCAADLRVEGVEHAWAAGDAAAVPDLTSPEPGKECAPNAQHAVRQARVLAENILASLRDRPLKNYEHAYVGSVASLGLHKGVAHVYGRKLKGYPAWFMHRAYHLSRVPTFNRKARVLAEWTLAGLFKREIVSLGSLENPRAEFELAAGTGRHPEAS, from the coding sequence GTGAAGGAACCTGCGCGCATTCTCGTTGTCGGCGGCGGCTACGTCGGGATGTACACCGCGCTGCACCTCCAGCGGAAGCTGAGGCGCGGCGAGGCACAGGTCGTCGTGGTCGATCCCGAGCCGTACATGACCTACCAACCGTTCCTGCCCGAGGCGGCGGCCGGGTCCATCTCACCGCGCCACGTCGTGGTCCCGCTCCGGCGCATCCTGCCCAAATGCCACGTGGTCATCGGCGAGGTCACCTCCATCGACCACGCCGGGCGCACCGCGCACATCAAGACCCTCGCCGCGGAGGAAGAGGGCACCGGCACGATCGACATCCACTACGACGAACTCGTCCTGGCACCCGGCTCGGTATCCCGCACCCTGCCCGTTCCCGGCCTGGCCGACTTCGGCATCGGATTCAAGACCGTCGAGGAAGCCATCGGGTTGCGTAACCACGTGCTGGAGCAACTCGACATCGCCTCCTCCACCCGTGATCCGGCGGTCCGGGACGCGGCTCTCACCTTCGTATTCGTCGGCGGCGGATACGCCGGTGTGGAGGCGCTGGCGGAGCTGGAGGACATGGCGCGATACGCGGCGCGCTACTACCACAACATCGAGCCCGGCGACCTCAAATGGATTCTGGTCGAGGCGACCGACCGCATCCTCCCCGAGGTCGGCCCGGAGATGGGCCGGTACGCCGTTCGCGAGCTGCGCGGACGCAATATCGACGTACGCCTGGAAACCCGCCTGGATTCGTGCGAGGACCGGGTCGCCGTGCTCAGCGACGGATCCCGCTTCCCCACCCGCACCCTGGTGTGGACGGCGGGCGTCAAGCCCCACCCGGTGCTGGCCGCCACCGACCTGCCGAGGAACGAGCGGGGCCGCCTGACCTGCGCCGCCGATCTGCGCGTCGAGGGCGTCGAGCACGCCTGGGCGGCCGGTGACGCCGCCGCCGTCCCCGACCTCACCTCCCCGGAACCGGGCAAGGAGTGCGCCCCCAACGCCCAGCACGCGGTGCGGCAGGCCAGGGTCCTGGCCGAGAACATCCTCGCCTCGCTCCGCGACCGGCCGCTGAAGAACTACGAGCACGCCTACGTCGGCTCCGTCGCCTCCCTGGGCCTCCACAAGGGCGTCGCGCACGTCTACGGCCGCAAGCTCAAGGGCTACCCCGCCTGGTTCATGCACCGGGCCTACCACCTGAGCCGGGTGCCCACCTTCAACCGCAAGGCGCGGGTACTCGCCGAGTGGACCCTCGCCGGGCTCTTCAAGCGCGAGATCGTCTCGCTCGGATCGCTGGAGAACCCGCGCGCCGAGTTCGAACTCGCCGCGGGGACCGGCCGCCACCCGGAAGCGAGTTGA
- a CDS encoding TetR/AcrR family transcriptional regulator, whose protein sequence is MHIQGSQWSATAVASSDGAVGRNTPLRVDAQRNLEHVLRAAREVFGELGYGAPMEDVARRARVGVGTVYRRFPSKDVLVRRIAEEETARLTEQARTALGQEEEPWSALARFLRTSVASGAGRLLPPQVLRVGVEPEGEEGTARVPHQRQSAVAGRTGTAQPELRLVEQRTAPTTDERDDAGVAALLDVVGQLVDRAREAGELRPDVTVADVLLVIATAAPSLPDAAQQAAASARLLDILLDGLRPRS, encoded by the coding sequence ATGCACATCCAGGGTTCTCAATGGTCGGCCACGGCCGTCGCCTCTTCGGACGGTGCGGTCGGCCGCAATACGCCGCTTCGGGTGGATGCGCAGCGCAATCTTGAGCACGTTCTACGCGCGGCGCGTGAGGTCTTCGGCGAGCTGGGCTACGGCGCGCCGATGGAGGACGTGGCCCGTCGGGCCCGGGTCGGCGTAGGAACCGTCTACCGGCGCTTTCCCAGCAAGGACGTGCTGGTACGCCGGATAGCGGAGGAGGAGACGGCCCGCCTCACCGAGCAGGCACGGACCGCTCTGGGCCAGGAGGAAGAGCCGTGGTCGGCGCTCGCCCGCTTCCTGCGGACGTCCGTGGCGTCGGGCGCGGGCCGACTGCTGCCGCCGCAGGTGCTGCGCGTCGGCGTGGAGCCGGAGGGCGAGGAGGGTACGGCACGGGTGCCGCACCAGCGCCAGTCGGCCGTAGCCGGCCGTACGGGGACCGCCCAGCCGGAGCTGCGGCTGGTCGAGCAGCGCACCGCGCCGACCACCGACGAGCGGGACGACGCGGGCGTGGCGGCGCTGCTCGACGTGGTCGGGCAGCTGGTGGACCGGGCCCGGGAGGCCGGTGAGCTGCGGCCGGACGTGACGGTCGCGGACGTGCTGCTGGTGATAGCCACGGCCGCGCCCTCGCTGCCGGACGCGGCACAGCAGGCGGCTGCCTCGGCCCGGCTGCTGGACATCCTGCTGGACGGACTGCGGCCCCGGAGCTGA